GCCGCCAAGGCGCTGAGCTTCCTCCTGGAGTCCGAGCGCCCGCTGATCGTCGCCGGCGGCGGCATCATCAACGCCGACGCGACCGACCTGCTCGTCGAGTTCGCCGAGCTGACCAACATCCCGGTCATCTCCACCCTGATGGGCTGGGGCACCATCCCGGACGACCACGAGCTGGCCGCCGGCATGGTCGGCGTCCAGACCGCGCACCGCTACGGCAACGCGACCTTCCTGGAGTCGGACTTCGTCCTCGGCATCGGCAACCGCTGGGCCAACCGTCACACCGGCTACAACCTGGACGCGTACACCAAGGGCCGGAAGTTCGTCCACGTCGACATCGAGCCCACCCAGCTCGGCAAGATCTTCGCCCCGGACTACGGCATCGCCTCCGACGCCAAGGTCGCGCTCGAACTCTTCATCGAGATCGCCAAGGAGCTGAAGGCCGAGGGCAAGCTGCCCGACTTCTCCGCCTGGGCCGCCTCGGCGCAGGAGCGCAAGGCGACCCTCCAGCGCCGTACGCACTTCGACAACATCCCCCTGAAGCCGCAGCGCGTCTACGAGGAGATGAACCGGGCCTTCGGTCCCGAGACCCGCTACGTCACCACCATCGGGCTCTCGCAGATCGCCGCGGCGCAGTTCCTGCACGTCTACAAGCCGCGCCACTGGATCAACTGCGGCCAGGCCGGCCCGCTCGGCTGGACCATCCCGGCCGCCATCGGTGCCGCCACCGCGGACCCGGAGACCCCGGTCGTCGCGCTCTCCGGCGACTACGACTTCCAGTTCATGATCGAGGAGCTGGCGGTCGCCGCCCAGCACAAGGTCCCCTACGTCCACGTCCTCGTGAACAACGCCTACCTGGGCCTGATCCGTCAGGCGCAGGGCGGCCTCGGCATCAACTTCGAGGTCAACCTCGAGTTCGAGAACATCAACACCCCGGAGATCGGCGTCTACGGCGTCGACCACGTCAAGGTCGCCGAGGGGCTGGGCGTCAAGGCGATCCGCGTCACCGACCCGGACAAGCTGGGCGAGGCCCTGGAGCAGGCCAAGAAGCTGGCCGTCGAGCACCAGGTCCCGGTCGTCGTCGAGGCGATCCTGGAGCGCATCACCAACATCGCGATGAGCAAGACGGTCGACATGAGCGATGTCACCGAGTTCGAGGAGCTGGCCACCGAGCCCGGCCACGCGCCGACCGCGATCAAGGCCCTCAAGGTCTGATCGTCCCCCTCGTCA
This sequence is a window from Streptomyces sp. NBC_00691. Protein-coding genes within it:
- the gcl gene encoding glyoxylate carboligase; protein product: MTAAAAAVEILKREGVTTAFGVPGAAINPFYRELKNVGGIGHTLARHVEGASHMAEGYTRAKAGNIGVCIGTSGPAGTDMITGLYSAIADSIPILCITGQAPVSKLHKEDFQAVDIASIAKPVTKAATTVLEAAQVPGVFQQAFHLMRSGRPGPVLIDLPIDVQLTEIEFDPETYEPLPVYKPQASRAQAAKALSFLLESERPLIVAGGGIINADATDLLVEFAELTNIPVISTLMGWGTIPDDHELAAGMVGVQTAHRYGNATFLESDFVLGIGNRWANRHTGYNLDAYTKGRKFVHVDIEPTQLGKIFAPDYGIASDAKVALELFIEIAKELKAEGKLPDFSAWAASAQERKATLQRRTHFDNIPLKPQRVYEEMNRAFGPETRYVTTIGLSQIAAAQFLHVYKPRHWINCGQAGPLGWTIPAAIGAATADPETPVVALSGDYDFQFMIEELAVAAQHKVPYVHVLVNNAYLGLIRQAQGGLGINFEVNLEFENINTPEIGVYGVDHVKVAEGLGVKAIRVTDPDKLGEALEQAKKLAVEHQVPVVVEAILERITNIAMSKTVDMSDVTEFEELATEPGHAPTAIKALKV